One genomic window of Arachis stenosperma cultivar V10309 chromosome 10, arast.V10309.gnm1.PFL2, whole genome shotgun sequence includes the following:
- the LOC130955416 gene encoding probable protein arginine N-methyltransferase 6 isoform X2, whose translation MFPKENSSNGYHTPPPPPPPPGVGNINSHRERARRGTRRSRASRDSISLRVYDQQQQQQQQQQRAPCTDFDMAYFHSYAHLGIHEEMIKDRVRTETYREAIMRHQSFIAGKVVVDVGCGTGILAIFCAQAGAKRVYAVDASDIALQANEVVKANNLSDVIVVLHGRVEDVEINEQSMLGSVITARDRWLKPGGLILPSNATLYMAPVTHCDRYSGSIDFWRNVYGIDMSAMLSLAKQCAFEEPSVETITGENILTWPHVVKYIDCYSVTIGELETVTTRFKFNSMMRAPLHGFAFWFDVEFNGPAMPQSNYPSSTSFTDNHLVNGSQRKKRINPNEALVLSTAPEDPPTHWQQTLIYFYDPIELEQDQVIEGLVTLTQSKENARFMNIHLEYTSGGRSHIKESVMR comes from the exons ATGTTTCCGAAGGAGAATAGTAGTAACGGCTACCATACCCCcccgccgccgccgccgccgccggGAGTGGGAAACATTAACAGCCACAGAGAGCGAGCCCGTCGAGGCACGCGCAGGTCACGTGCTTCCCGAGACAGTATCAGCCTTAGGGTTTATGaccagcagcagcagcagcagcagcagcagcagcgaGCTCCTTGCACGGACTTCGACATGGCCTATTTCCATTCTTACGCTCACCTCGGTATTCACGAAGAGATGATAAAG GATCGCGTGAGGACTGAAACTTATAGAGAAGCAATCATGCGGCATCAGAGTTTTATTGCAGGCAAA GTTGTAGTTGACGTGGGATGTGGTACAGGAATCCTTGCAATATTTTGTGCTCAGGCTGGTGCAAAGCGG GTATATGCAGTTGATGCCAGTGACATTGCCCTGCAG GCAAATGAAGTTGTGAAAGCAAATAATCTGTCTGATGTTATTGTTGTATTGCATGGAAGGGTTGAG GATGTTGAAATCAATGAACAG AGCATGCTTGGAAGTGTTATTACTGCTAGAGATCGCTGGCTCAAACCTGGGGGTCTTATCCTTCCTTCAAATGCAACG TTGTACATGGCTCCTGTCACACATTGTGACAGATACAGTGGAAGCATTGATTTCTGGCGCAATGTTTATGGAATTGATA TGTCTGCCATGTTATCATTAGCAAAACAGTGTgcatttgaagaaccttctgtGGAGACAATTACCGGTGAAAATATTTTGACATGGCCACATGTG GTGAAATATATTGATTGTTATTCTGTTACCATTGGTGAGCTAGAAACTGTAACAACAAGATTTAAGTTCAATTCAATGATGCGAG CACCACTTCATGGTTTTGCATTTTGGTTTGATGTTGAATTTAATGGGCCTGCAATGCCACAAAGCAATTATCCTTCATCAACTTCATTTACTGATAATCATCTGGTGAATGGTAGTCAGAGGAAAAAGCGGATAAATCCAAATGAAGCATTGGTCCTATCCACTGCACCTGAGGACCCTCCAACACATTGGCAGCAG ACGTTGATATACTTTTATGATCCGATAGAATTGGAACAAGATCAAGTAATTGAAGGTCTAGTGACATTGACACAAAGCAAAGAGAATGCTCGCTTTATGAATATTCACCTTGAGTATAC TTCGGGAGGTCGATCACACATCAAAGAGTCTGTAATGAGATGA
- the LOC130955416 gene encoding probable protein arginine N-methyltransferase 6 isoform X1, translating to MFPKENSSNGYHTPPPPPPPPGVGNINSHRERARRGTRRSRASRDSISLRVYDQQQQQQQQQQRAPCTDFDMAYFHSYAHLGIHEEMIKDRVRTETYREAIMRHQSFIAGKVVVDVGCGTGILAIFCAQAGAKRVYAVDASDIALQANEVVKANNLSDVIVVLHGRVEDVEINEQVDVIISEWMGYMLLYESMLGSVITARDRWLKPGGLILPSNATLYMAPVTHCDRYSGSIDFWRNVYGIDMSAMLSLAKQCAFEEPSVETITGENILTWPHVVKYIDCYSVTIGELETVTTRFKFNSMMRAPLHGFAFWFDVEFNGPAMPQSNYPSSTSFTDNHLVNGSQRKKRINPNEALVLSTAPEDPPTHWQQTLIYFYDPIELEQDQVIEGLVTLTQSKENARFMNIHLEYTSGGRSHIKESVMR from the exons ATGTTTCCGAAGGAGAATAGTAGTAACGGCTACCATACCCCcccgccgccgccgccgccgccggGAGTGGGAAACATTAACAGCCACAGAGAGCGAGCCCGTCGAGGCACGCGCAGGTCACGTGCTTCCCGAGACAGTATCAGCCTTAGGGTTTATGaccagcagcagcagcagcagcagcagcagcagcgaGCTCCTTGCACGGACTTCGACATGGCCTATTTCCATTCTTACGCTCACCTCGGTATTCACGAAGAGATGATAAAG GATCGCGTGAGGACTGAAACTTATAGAGAAGCAATCATGCGGCATCAGAGTTTTATTGCAGGCAAA GTTGTAGTTGACGTGGGATGTGGTACAGGAATCCTTGCAATATTTTGTGCTCAGGCTGGTGCAAAGCGG GTATATGCAGTTGATGCCAGTGACATTGCCCTGCAG GCAAATGAAGTTGTGAAAGCAAATAATCTGTCTGATGTTATTGTTGTATTGCATGGAAGGGTTGAG GATGTTGAAATCAATGAACAGGTGGATGTTATTATTTCAGAATGGATGGGTTATATGCTTCTATATGAG AGCATGCTTGGAAGTGTTATTACTGCTAGAGATCGCTGGCTCAAACCTGGGGGTCTTATCCTTCCTTCAAATGCAACG TTGTACATGGCTCCTGTCACACATTGTGACAGATACAGTGGAAGCATTGATTTCTGGCGCAATGTTTATGGAATTGATA TGTCTGCCATGTTATCATTAGCAAAACAGTGTgcatttgaagaaccttctgtGGAGACAATTACCGGTGAAAATATTTTGACATGGCCACATGTG GTGAAATATATTGATTGTTATTCTGTTACCATTGGTGAGCTAGAAACTGTAACAACAAGATTTAAGTTCAATTCAATGATGCGAG CACCACTTCATGGTTTTGCATTTTGGTTTGATGTTGAATTTAATGGGCCTGCAATGCCACAAAGCAATTATCCTTCATCAACTTCATTTACTGATAATCATCTGGTGAATGGTAGTCAGAGGAAAAAGCGGATAAATCCAAATGAAGCATTGGTCCTATCCACTGCACCTGAGGACCCTCCAACACATTGGCAGCAG ACGTTGATATACTTTTATGATCCGATAGAATTGGAACAAGATCAAGTAATTGAAGGTCTAGTGACATTGACACAAAGCAAAGAGAATGCTCGCTTTATGAATATTCACCTTGAGTATAC TTCGGGAGGTCGATCACACATCAAAGAGTCTGTAATGAGATGA